The Clostridium sp. AWRP genome has a window encoding:
- a CDS encoding acetyl-CoA carboxylase carboxyltransferase subunit alpha — protein MEKLEKVQKIFNKKFESKNAWDRVTLARMIERPTSLDYINRIFDSFMELHGDRYFNDDPSVVGGIGLLNGEPVTIVAQQKGRNTQENIKRNFGMPEPDGYRKGLRLMKQADKFDRPIICFVDTPGAFCGMEAEERGQGEAIAKNLMEMFNLKVPIISIIVGEGGSGGALAFAVADSVWMLENSIYSILTPEGFAGILWKDASKAKEAAEIMKITAQDLKKYGIIDKILKEPAGGAQKDVDKMACTIKEELIEKIGILRKRSKEELLEQRYNKFRKMGKFME, from the coding sequence ATGGAAAAATTAGAAAAGGTTCAAAAAATTTTTAATAAAAAATTTGAGAGTAAAAATGCGTGGGATAGGGTTACTTTAGCTAGAATGATAGAAAGACCAACTTCACTTGATTATATAAATAGAATATTTGACTCTTTTATGGAGCTTCATGGAGATAGATATTTTAATGATGATCCTTCTGTAGTAGGAGGTATTGGATTGTTAAATGGTGAACCTGTAACCATTGTGGCCCAGCAAAAAGGTAGGAATACACAAGAAAATATAAAGAGAAATTTTGGTATGCCAGAGCCTGATGGATATAGAAAAGGATTAAGACTTATGAAACAGGCAGATAAATTTGATAGGCCTATTATATGTTTTGTGGATACACCTGGAGCCTTTTGCGGCATGGAAGCAGAGGAAAGAGGACAGGGAGAGGCAATAGCCAAAAATCTAATGGAGATGTTTAATTTAAAAGTACCTATAATATCTATAATAGTTGGAGAAGGTGGAAGTGGTGGCGCCCTTGCTTTCGCTGTAGCGGATTCAGTTTGGATGCTGGAGAATTCTATATATTCTATTTTAACCCCGGAAGGTTTTGCAGGTATACTATGGAAAGATGCTTCCAAAGCTAAGGAAGCAGCTGAGATTATGAAAATTACAGCTCAAGATTTAAAAAAATACGGTATAATAGATAAAATATTAAAGGAACCTGCAGGAGGGGCACAAAAAGATGTAGATAAAATGGCCTGCACCATAAAAGAAGAACTTATAGAAAAAATAGGTATACTTAGGAAAAGATCTAAAGAAGAATTACTCGAGCAAAGGTACAATAAATTTAGAAAAATGGGTAAGTTTATGGAATAA
- a CDS encoding phosphoglycerate dehydrogenase translates to MGIKLLCTRDFGKKSINGIQRLGYDIEVVEDDNLYYKDEFKDAEVLLCYDPFKTLDIGKMNKLKWIQLFSVGIDQAPKDDIRKKNIILTNNKGGYSIPMGEWIVLKILEMLKHSQKFYEKQKNKIWKMDMGILELWGKTVGFIGTGSIAKEAASRLKPFGVKILGLNTKGSDVEHFDKCFSLENVEDMLKLSDIVVVSIPYTKKTNHLVNENLFKSMKNGVYIVNIARGSILDEKALIKNIKNGKIAGAALDVVENEPLDESSPFWKFENVTITPHNSWVSDQVDIRRFNMIYDNLKRYASGDKLVNIVDINKGY, encoded by the coding sequence ATGGGAATTAAATTACTGTGTACTCGTGACTTTGGTAAGAAAAGTATCAATGGCATACAAAGATTAGGATATGACATAGAAGTAGTTGAAGATGACAATTTGTATTATAAGGATGAATTTAAGGATGCAGAGGTTTTGTTATGCTATGATCCTTTTAAAACTCTAGATATAGGTAAAATGAACAAGCTAAAATGGATACAGCTTTTTAGTGTTGGAATAGATCAGGCTCCCAAGGATGATATTAGAAAGAAAAATATAATTTTGACTAATAATAAAGGTGGATATAGTATACCTATGGGAGAATGGATAGTATTAAAGATATTAGAAATGTTAAAACACAGTCAGAAGTTCTATGAAAAACAAAAAAATAAGATCTGGAAAATGGATATGGGAATATTGGAGTTGTGGGGCAAAACGGTAGGATTTATAGGTACAGGTAGTATAGCTAAAGAAGCGGCAAGTAGATTGAAACCATTTGGTGTAAAAATTTTAGGCTTAAATACAAAGGGCAGTGACGTGGAACATTTTGATAAGTGTTTCTCTTTGGAAAATGTAGAAGATATGTTAAAGTTATCTGATATAGTAGTAGTGTCTATTCCCTATACTAAGAAAACTAATCATTTAGTAAATGAAAATTTATTTAAAAGTATGAAAAATGGAGTTTACATAGTGAACATTGCAAGAGGATCTATATTAGATGAAAAAGCTTTGATAAAAAATATAAAAAATGGGAAAATAGCAGGAGCTGCTTTAGATGTAGTAGAAAATGAGCCTTTAGATGAAAGTAGTCCTTTTTGGAAATTTGAAAATGTAACTATAACGCCTCATAATTCTTGGGTATCGGATCAAGTGGATATTAGGAGATTTAATATGATTTATGATAATCTAAAAAGATATGCATCAGGAGATAAGTTAGTAAACATAGTAGATATAAATAAGGGTTATTAG
- a CDS encoding selenium metabolism-associated LysR family transcriptional regulator, whose protein sequence is MDFKQIEAFINVAKFKSFSKAANFSFLSQPAISSHISSLEKELKVYLFDRTSKEVRLTPAGESFLNFALEILEIRDNAIYTLTNFNETIAGNLKLASSTTPCNTLVPSLIEKFHNIHPGVTFDVLELNSSKIIDNIIKFNFEIGLIGEPIDDEKIESYELTKDELVIISHPSFNIPDIIDIPSLFKYNFILREKGSATRKTFEDTLTKNGYSTSHITSCLEVNNIGSLIQFVRKGFGIAVVSKQVLKNYISLGLIKESTIKDIPLTRSIYLIISSKRSLTPTAKSFFNFCKKCFKID, encoded by the coding sequence ATGGATTTTAAACAAATAGAAGCTTTTATAAATGTAGCCAAATTTAAAAGCTTTTCAAAGGCTGCAAATTTCAGTTTTTTATCTCAGCCTGCCATTAGTTCTCACATTTCTAGTTTAGAAAAAGAATTAAAAGTATATTTATTTGATAGGACTTCTAAAGAGGTACGTCTTACTCCTGCAGGAGAATCTTTTCTAAACTTTGCATTAGAAATTTTAGAAATCCGTGACAACGCCATATATACGTTAACTAATTTTAACGAAACTATAGCTGGTAATTTGAAATTAGCTTCTAGTACTACTCCCTGTAACACTTTAGTTCCTTCCTTAATAGAAAAATTTCATAATATACATCCTGGTGTAACCTTCGATGTATTAGAATTAAACTCTTCAAAAATAATTGATAACATAATAAAATTTAATTTTGAAATTGGACTAATAGGAGAACCTATAGACGATGAAAAAATTGAAAGTTATGAACTAACTAAAGATGAGCTAGTTATTATATCTCATCCTTCCTTTAATATTCCCGATATTATAGACATACCTTCCCTTTTTAAATACAATTTTATATTACGAGAAAAAGGCTCTGCTACAAGAAAGACATTTGAAGATACATTAACAAAGAATGGATATAGCACTTCTCACATAACTTCATGTTTAGAAGTAAATAATATAGGCTCTCTTATACAATTTGTAAGGAAGGGATTTGGTATAGCTGTAGTTTCAAAGCAAGTACTTAAAAATTATATATCCCTAGGATTGATAAAGGAAAGTACTATAAAGGATATTCCACTAACTAGATCCATATATCTTATTATAAGTTCTAAGAGATCTCTTACTCCAACAGCAAAATCATTTTTTAATTTTTGTAAAAAATGTTTTAAGATAGATTAG
- a CDS encoding acetyl-CoA carboxylase biotin carboxylase subunit, translated as MFNKILIANRGEIAVRIIRACREMGIETVAVYSEADRDALHTQMADEAICIGPASPKESYLNVQNIISATVLSGAQAIHPGFGFLSENSKFASICEQCNITFIGPTPECIDSMGNKSNARDIMGKAGVPIVPGSDGAIKTNEELLETARKIGYPVMIKASAGGGGRGIRVVYDESEIIKNYENAKAEASAAFGDDTIYLEKFIERPKHVEIQILGDNFGNVVYLGERDCSMQRRNQKVMEEAPSKVVTEELRKSMGETAVRAAKAVHYNNAGTVEFLLDKNNNYYFMEMNTRIQVEHAITEMVTGIDLVKEQIKIAAGEKLDFSQDDVKITGHSIECRINAEDVKRGFMPSPGKIKDLYVPGGFNVRVDSAVYSGYNIPPYYDSMIAKLIVYGKDRDEAICRMRRALGEFIIEGVSTNIDFQFELIDSKEFIEGTYDTKFIENNFKY; from the coding sequence GTGTTTAATAAGATTTTGATTGCCAATAGAGGAGAAATAGCAGTTAGGATAATTAGAGCCTGCAGGGAAATGGGGATAGAAACTGTAGCAGTGTATTCAGAAGCAGACAGGGATGCACTTCACACTCAGATGGCAGATGAAGCCATATGTATAGGACCGGCATCTCCTAAAGAAAGTTATTTAAACGTACAAAATATAATAAGTGCTACAGTTTTATCAGGAGCTCAAGCTATTCATCCTGGATTTGGTTTTTTATCTGAAAACAGTAAGTTTGCAAGTATATGTGAACAGTGTAATATTACGTTTATAGGTCCTACTCCAGAATGCATTGACAGTATGGGCAATAAGTCTAATGCCAGAGATATAATGGGAAAGGCAGGAGTTCCTATCGTTCCAGGGTCAGATGGTGCTATAAAAACAAATGAAGAACTTTTGGAAACTGCAAGAAAAATAGGATATCCAGTTATGATAAAAGCCTCTGCAGGCGGTGGTGGACGTGGCATAAGAGTTGTATATGATGAATCCGAGATTATAAAAAATTATGAAAATGCTAAAGCTGAAGCTAGTGCAGCTTTTGGAGATGATACTATATACTTGGAAAAGTTTATAGAAAGGCCAAAGCATGTAGAAATTCAGATACTTGGAGATAATTTTGGAAATGTAGTTTATCTGGGAGAAAGAGACTGCTCCATGCAGAGAAGAAATCAAAAAGTAATGGAAGAAGCACCTAGCAAGGTAGTTACGGAAGAACTTAGAAAATCCATGGGAGAAACAGCTGTAAGGGCAGCAAAGGCTGTACATTATAATAATGCTGGGACTGTAGAATTTCTTTTAGACAAAAATAATAATTACTATTTCATGGAGATGAATACTCGCATTCAAGTAGAACATGCTATAACAGAAATGGTAACAGGTATAGATCTTGTAAAAGAACAGATAAAAATTGCAGCAGGAGAAAAGTTGGATTTTTCTCAGGATGATGTTAAAATAACTGGTCATTCTATAGAATGCAGAATAAATGCAGAAGATGTAAAAAGAGGTTTTATGCCTTCTCCAGGAAAGATAAAAGACTTATATGTACCTGGAGGTTTTAATGTAAGAGTAGATAGTGCAGTGTACTCGGGATATAATATTCCTCCCTATTATGATTCTATGATAGCAAAGCTCATTGTATATGGAAAAGATAGAGATGAAGCTATATGTAGAATGAGAAGGGCTCTGGGAGAATTTATTATAGAAGGAGTTAGTACCAATATAGACTTCCAATTTGAACTCATAGATAGTAAGGAATTTATAGAAGGAACTTATGATACAAAGTTTATAGAAAATAATTTCAAGTATTAA
- the fabF gene encoding beta-ketoacyl-ACP synthase II, with protein MKKRVVITGLGAITPVGNDTDTFWNNIKNGVCGIDFIKAFDAENYKAKVAAEVKGFDPHERLDRKESKRFDRFCQFAMVSAMEAVEDSKLDIEGVEKERFGVVIGSGIGGIGTIEKQHSVLEEKGPNRITPLFIPMIISNMAAGNIAIKFGAKGPCSNIVTACATGTNCVGEAFRMIKNNLADVMIAGGTEACITPLSMAGFAAATTLTKSTDPKRASVPFDKERDGFVMGEGSGILILESLEHAKKRGAKIYAELVGYGFTCDAYHMTSPAPGGEGAARAMSLAIEEAGIEKEEVSYINAHGTSTKINDKVETEAIKKAFGDYAKNIPISSTKSMTGHLLGAAGAIEAIISVKALEEGIIPPTVGYKVQDEECDLDYVPNKAREAELKYVMSNSLGFGGHNAVILLKKWSE; from the coding sequence ATGAAAAAAAGAGTAGTAATTACAGGACTCGGGGCAATTACACCAGTAGGAAATGATACCGATACATTTTGGAATAATATAAAAAATGGAGTTTGTGGAATAGATTTTATTAAGGCTTTTGATGCAGAAAATTATAAAGCAAAAGTTGCAGCAGAAGTTAAAGGATTTGATCCACATGAGCGTTTAGACAGAAAAGAATCAAAAAGATTTGATAGATTTTGTCAGTTTGCTATGGTTTCAGCAATGGAAGCAGTAGAAGATTCTAAACTTGATATTGAGGGTGTAGAGAAAGAAAGATTTGGAGTAGTTATTGGCTCAGGTATAGGTGGAATAGGAACTATAGAAAAACAGCATTCTGTGTTAGAGGAAAAAGGACCTAACAGAATAACTCCTTTATTTATACCAATGATTATAAGTAATATGGCTGCTGGAAATATAGCTATAAAATTTGGAGCTAAGGGACCATGCAGTAATATAGTTACAGCTTGTGCTACAGGTACAAATTGTGTAGGTGAAGCTTTTAGAATGATTAAAAATAATCTGGCAGATGTAATGATAGCAGGTGGAACCGAAGCATGTATTACACCATTATCTATGGCTGGATTTGCTGCAGCAACTACTTTAACTAAGAGTACAGATCCTAAAAGAGCATCTGTTCCTTTTGATAAGGAAAGGGATGGATTTGTAATGGGAGAAGGTTCTGGCATATTGATATTGGAGTCTTTAGAGCATGCTAAAAAAAGAGGAGCTAAAATATATGCAGAATTAGTTGGATATGGTTTTACATGTGATGCATATCATATGACATCACCAGCACCAGGTGGTGAAGGTGCGGCAAGGGCTATGAGCCTTGCTATAGAAGAAGCTGGGATTGAAAAAGAAGAAGTATCTTATATAAATGCTCATGGAACAAGTACAAAAATAAATGATAAAGTTGAAACAGAGGCAATTAAAAAAGCTTTTGGAGATTATGCTAAGAATATACCTATAAGCTCTACAAAATCAATGACTGGACATTTGCTTGGAGCTGCAGGAGCAATAGAGGCTATAATAAGTGTTAAGGCTTTAGAAGAAGGAATTATACCTCCTACAGTAGGATATAAAGTTCAGGATGAGGAATGTGACTTAGATTATGTTCCAAACAAGGCAAGAGAGGCTGAACTTAAATATGTTATGTCTAATTCTTTAGGATTTGGTGGACATAATGCAGTGATTTTATTAAAAAAGTGGAGTGAGTAA
- the fabZ gene encoding 3-hydroxyacyl-ACP dehydratase FabZ, giving the protein MEQDEFNVNFGINEIKKIIPHRYPFLLLDKVTYMESGKKVIAYKNVTANEYFFQGHFPEEPVMPGVLIIEALAQAGAVAILSKEEFKGKIAFFGGINKAKFRRKVVPGDTLKLEAEIVKIKGPAGIGKAVAYVEGKKAAEGELLFMIGDKN; this is encoded by the coding sequence ATGGAACAAGATGAATTTAATGTGAACTTTGGAATAAATGAAATAAAAAAAATTATTCCTCATAGATATCCGTTTCTTTTGTTGGATAAGGTAACTTATATGGAGTCAGGTAAAAAAGTTATAGCATATAAGAATGTTACTGCTAATGAATATTTTTTTCAGGGACATTTTCCAGAAGAACCTGTAATGCCTGGAGTACTTATAATAGAAGCATTAGCTCAGGCTGGAGCTGTAGCTATTTTAAGCAAAGAAGAATTTAAAGGCAAAATAGCTTTCTTTGGAGGGATAAATAAAGCAAAATTCAGAAGAAAGGTAGTGCCTGGAGATACACTTAAATTAGAAGCAGAGATTGTAAAAATTAAAGGACCTGCAGGAATTGGAAAGGCAGTAGCATATGTGGAAGGCAAAAAAGCTGCTGAAGGTGAATTGTTGTTTATGATAGGAGACAAAAATTAG
- the fabG gene encoding 3-oxoacyl-[acyl-carrier-protein] reductase, with protein sequence MDIVSKKVAVVTGGAKGIGRAIALKLAEDGFNIVVNYRSSLNSVEEVIGEIKKRGSEAIAVQGDVSVFEDAKNIMKQAVDTFGRIDVLVNNAGITRDGLILRMKEEDFDKVIEVNLKGAFNCIRHVSPIMVKQRSGKIISISSVVGVTGNAGQVNYSAAKAGIIGITKSTARELASRGINVNAVAPGFIKTDMTEVLSDKVKDATLNNIPLKKFGSAENVANVVAFLASSSADYVTGQVINVDGGMVM encoded by the coding sequence ATGGATATTGTTAGTAAAAAGGTAGCAGTAGTTACAGGTGGAGCTAAAGGCATTGGAAGAGCCATTGCACTTAAATTGGCAGAAGACGGATTTAATATAGTAGTTAATTATAGAAGTAGCTTAAATTCAGTAGAAGAAGTAATAGGTGAAATTAAGAAAAGAGGTTCTGAAGCTATCGCAGTGCAGGGTGATGTAAGTGTATTTGAAGATGCAAAAAATATTATGAAGCAAGCAGTAGATACTTTTGGTAGAATAGATGTACTTGTAAATAATGCAGGGATAACTAGAGATGGATTGATACTTAGAATGAAAGAGGAAGACTTTGATAAGGTAATAGAGGTAAACTTAAAAGGAGCCTTTAATTGTATAAGACATGTGAGTCCTATAATGGTTAAACAAAGAAGTGGTAAAATAATAAGTATATCTTCAGTAGTAGGAGTCACAGGGAATGCTGGTCAGGTAAACTATTCTGCAGCAAAAGCCGGAATAATAGGCATTACGAAGTCTACAGCCAGGGAATTAGCATCGAGAGGAATAAATGTGAATGCTGTAGCACCTGGTTTTATAAAAACCGATATGACAGAAGTTCTTTCAGATAAAGTTAAAGATGCTACATTAAATAATATACCTCTAAAAAAATTTGGCAGTGCTGAAAATGTAGCAAACGTAGTAGCTTTTTTAGCATCTTCTAGTGCAGATTATGTAACAGGTCAGGTAATAAACGTAGACGGTGGAATGGTAATGTAA
- a CDS encoding S8 family serine peptidase: MFSIKSKLELNLKLSMDKGLYKTYRVIIKCTSLTETIEKKVKLYNGKVIRSIPIINCICATLTSRSINRIIEFPQVRYVINDCCALLCGNNSILASNGAVFEDNYKLTGKNVCIGLIDSGSYPHPDLLNPKNKIAKFVDLINSYKYPYDDNGHGTFMSGIMCGSGIESKGLYKGIAENSSIYSIKAFNALGKGYVSDILFSLQLLLNESSDEKIKIICLPFELDMDNHFILSLFEKMFQIAVKLNITIIVPSGHRGNLQGSIKGIAILNNCITAAGVDTTFKDIKPYKYSSCGPINKVQKPDLSAACVNICSINSNTQYIPQRNGAKLYPKPLENPYVYYTGTSCSAAYISGVCALMYENNPELTFNDLSSLLKISCNLLNIPKWCQGSGMLDLNKLLP; encoded by the coding sequence ATGTTTTCCATAAAAAGCAAATTGGAACTTAACCTAAAATTATCAATGGACAAGGGATTATATAAAACTTACAGAGTTATAATAAAATGCACTTCCCTTACGGAAACTATAGAAAAGAAGGTAAAGCTGTACAACGGTAAAGTAATACGTTCAATTCCCATTATAAATTGCATATGTGCAACCTTAACTTCTCGTTCTATAAACAGAATAATAGAATTTCCTCAAGTACGTTACGTAATAAATGACTGCTGTGCTCTACTATGTGGTAATAATAGCATTCTTGCTTCAAATGGTGCAGTATTTGAGGATAACTACAAGCTCACAGGCAAAAATGTATGTATAGGGTTAATAGACTCTGGTTCTTATCCCCATCCAGATCTTTTGAATCCTAAAAATAAAATAGCAAAATTTGTGGATTTAATAAACTCATACAAATACCCCTACGATGACAATGGACATGGTACTTTTATGAGTGGAATTATGTGCGGCAGTGGTATTGAGTCCAAAGGGTTATACAAAGGTATTGCAGAAAACAGCAGTATTTACTCTATAAAAGCCTTTAATGCTCTTGGTAAAGGCTATGTATCCGATATATTATTTTCACTTCAGCTATTATTGAATGAAAGCTCAGATGAAAAAATAAAAATAATTTGCCTTCCCTTTGAACTAGATATGGATAATCATTTTATACTATCCTTATTTGAAAAAATGTTTCAAATAGCTGTTAAATTAAACATAACAATTATAGTACCATCTGGTCACCGAGGTAACCTTCAAGGCAGCATAAAAGGCATTGCCATTTTAAACAATTGTATAACTGCTGCAGGCGTTGATACAACTTTTAAAGATATTAAACCCTATAAATACTCTTCCTGCGGTCCTATTAATAAAGTTCAGAAACCTGACCTGAGTGCTGCCTGCGTAAATATATGCTCTATAAATTCAAATACACAATATATACCCCAGCGAAATGGAGCGAAATTATATCCAAAACCGCTTGAAAATCCATATGTATATTATACTGGCACCTCCTGTTCCGCGGCCTATATAAGTGGTGTATGTGCCTTAATGTATGAAAATAACCCTGAGCTCACTTTCAATGATCTAAGTTCTCTTTTAAAAATATCCTGCAACCTGCTCAACATACCAAAGTGGTGTCAAGGTTCTGGTATGTTGGATTTAAATAAATTATTGCCTTAA
- the fabD gene encoding ACP S-malonyltransferase, whose translation MGKIAFLFSGQGAQYVGMGKDLFENIDVCKNVFKDADEVLNFSISNMCFEGPEEDLNKTENTQPAILTTSIAALRALEGFGIKPDIAAGLSLGEYSALVCSGAMGFKETVSLVKKRGKYMQEAVPEGIGTMAAILGLDYVKVEKICADSSSFGIVETSNMNCPGQVVIGGEIEAVKAACKLAKERGARRAIELSVSGPFHTSMLKPAAEKLEGELNKLSLKEFSIPVVTNVTGEVIEKLDKVKPYLRRQVMSTVLFEKSINTMLEAGVDAFVEIGPGKVLSGFVRKIDRKALILNVQDIKSLNSTVEELKNR comes from the coding sequence ATGGGTAAAATAGCTTTTTTATTTTCAGGACAGGGAGCCCAGTACGTAGGTATGGGAAAAGACCTTTTTGAAAATATAGATGTATGTAAAAATGTGTTTAAAGATGCGGATGAGGTGTTGAATTTTTCAATAAGTAATATGTGTTTTGAAGGTCCAGAAGAAGATTTAAACAAAACTGAAAATACCCAACCTGCAATTTTGACTACAAGCATAGCAGCTTTAAGAGCATTGGAGGGCTTTGGAATTAAGCCAGATATAGCGGCAGGTTTAAGTCTTGGCGAATATTCAGCTCTTGTATGCAGCGGTGCTATGGGATTTAAAGAAACAGTCTCCCTAGTTAAAAAGAGAGGAAAGTATATGCAGGAGGCAGTGCCTGAAGGTATTGGAACAATGGCTGCAATATTAGGATTAGATTATGTAAAAGTGGAAAAAATATGCGCAGATAGTTCTTCTTTTGGTATAGTGGAAACTTCAAATATGAATTGTCCTGGTCAGGTAGTAATTGGAGGAGAAATAGAAGCAGTAAAAGCTGCTTGTAAACTAGCAAAAGAGCGAGGAGCTCGCAGAGCTATAGAACTTTCAGTTAGCGGACCTTTTCATACTTCTATGTTGAAGCCAGCAGCAGAAAAGTTAGAAGGAGAATTAAATAAATTATCTCTTAAGGAATTTTCCATTCCAGTTGTAACAAATGTTACAGGGGAGGTAATTGAAAAATTGGATAAGGTAAAACCTTATTTGAGAAGGCAGGTTATGAGCACCGTACTCTTTGAAAAAAGTATAAATACTATGCTTGAAGCAGGGGTAGATGCGTTTGTAGAAATAGGGCCTGGAAAAGTTTTGAGTGGATTTGTAAGAAAAATAGACAGAAAAGCCCTTATATTGAATGTTCAGGATATTAAATCATTAAATTCTACTGTGGAAGAATTAAAAAATAGATAG
- the accB gene encoding acetyl-CoA carboxylase biotin carboxyl carrier protein: MDFKAIENMIKTMDNSKLGYLEVNWDNVSIIMKKQGEEGNIKQVNIVKENGENIKPVFEKQSDKIEVKEDNIDKVKKSEEKKDDNIEDDNIEDDNIKEVKSPIVGTFYNSSGPEKPVFVNVGSKVKKGDTLCIIEAMKLMNEIQSEVDGEVVDILVENEQMVEYGQPLFKIKTEA, encoded by the coding sequence ATGGATTTTAAAGCAATTGAAAATATGATAAAAACTATGGATAATTCAAAGCTTGGATATTTAGAAGTTAATTGGGATAACGTATCTATAATTATGAAAAAGCAGGGTGAAGAAGGAAACATAAAACAGGTAAACATAGTAAAAGAAAATGGAGAAAATATAAAACCTGTTTTTGAAAAACAAAGTGACAAAATTGAAGTAAAAGAAGATAATATAGATAAGGTTAAAAAATCTGAAGAAAAAAAAGATGACAATATAGAAGATGACAATATAGAAGATGATAACATAAAAGAAGTAAAGTCACCTATAGTAGGTACTTTTTATAATTCATCAGGACCTGAAAAACCTGTTTTCGTAAATGTAGGATCTAAAGTAAAAAAAGGAGATACTCTGTGTATAATAGAAGCTATGAAACTTATGAATGAGATTCAAAGCGAAGTGGATGGAGAAGTAGTGGATATTTTAGTTGAGAATGAACAGATGGTAGAGTATGGTCAGCCACTATTTAAAATAAAAACTGAAGCTTAA
- the accD gene encoding acetyl-CoA carboxylase, carboxyltransferase subunit beta: MLNKFFKKTKYITVSQRALNNIHEDLDSKPSIPNGMWVKCDGCGKVLYKQDLEKNNRVCQYCKHHFRMNAKERIDLITDKDSFCQFDENMTSTNPIGFKGYEDKISNMQKKTNLKEAVITGKGTIGGESAVICVMDSNFMMGSMGSVVGEKITRAVEKAIELKIPLIIFTASGGARMQEGIFSLMQMAKISGAINRLNDAGLLYISVLTDPTTGGVTASFAMLGDIILAEPGALVGFAGKRVIEQTIKQKLPEGFQSAEFLLKHGFVDSIVSRENLKNTLKKILYIHNRNR, translated from the coding sequence TTGTTAAATAAATTCTTTAAAAAAACAAAATATATTACAGTTAGTCAGAGGGCTTTAAATAATATCCATGAAGATTTAGATTCAAAGCCAAGTATACCAAATGGAATGTGGGTAAAATGTGATGGATGTGGTAAGGTACTGTATAAGCAGGATTTAGAAAAAAATAATAGAGTATGTCAGTATTGCAAGCATCATTTTAGGATGAATGCTAAAGAAAGAATAGATCTTATAACAGATAAAGATAGCTTTTGCCAATTTGATGAAAACATGACGTCTACTAATCCTATAGGATTTAAAGGATATGAAGATAAAATCAGCAATATGCAGAAAAAGACTAATCTCAAAGAAGCTGTAATTACAGGAAAGGGTACCATAGGAGGAGAGTCTGCAGTAATTTGTGTTATGGATAGTAATTTTATGATGGGAAGCATGGGTTCCGTGGTAGGAGAGAAAATTACCAGAGCTGTAGAAAAAGCTATTGAGTTAAAAATACCTTTGATTATTTTTACAGCTTCTGGAGGTGCTAGAATGCAGGAAGGTATTTTTTCGTTAATGCAGATGGCAAAGATAAGCGGAGCTATAAATAGGTTGAATGACGCAGGACTTTTATATATATCGGTTCTTACAGATCCTACTACTGGTGGAGTTACAGCAAGTTTTGCTATGCTTGGTGATATAATTTTAGCGGAACCTGGAGCGCTCGTGGGATTTGCAGGGAAGAGAGTAATAGAGCAGACCATAAAGCAAAAACTTCCTGAGGGATTTCAAAGTGCAGAATTTCTATTAAAACATGGATTTGTAGATAGTATAGTTTCAAGGGAAAATTTAAAGAATACCTTGAAGAAGATATTGTATATTCATAATAGGAATAGGTAA